The Anastrepha ludens isolate Willacy chromosome 2, idAnaLude1.1, whole genome shotgun sequence genome contains a region encoding:
- the LOC128863450 gene encoding peptidoglycan-recognition protein LB isoform X3 codes for MTAVGLFLLSMWGFGLDMPDTTTLLIPRSEWGARPPKLVENFPRPAPYVIIHHSYMPSACYTPADCREAMRSMQDYHQLQRGWNDIGYSFAIGGDGMIYAGRGFNVVGAHAPKYNDKSVGICMIGDWRTELPPPQMLKAVKSLIEFGVANNYIDPQYKLLGHRQVRDTECPGTRLFDEISSWPHFVLNPNGTENEIRK; via the exons GTTTCGGCTTAGATATGCCTGACACAACCACACTTCTGATTCCGCGCTCCGAGTGGGGTGCGCGTCCACCAAAGCTCGTCGAAAACTTTCCCCGTCCAGCGCCATATGTCATCATACATCATTCGTACATGCCAAGCGCCTGCTACACGCCCGCCGATTGCCGCGAGGCGATGCGCTCCATGCAGGACtaccatcaactgcaacgcggCTGGAATGACATTGGCTATAGTTTTGCGATCGGCGGCGATGGAATGATTTATGCGGGACGTGGTTTCAATGTGGTTGGAGCGCATGCGCCCAAGTACAATGACAAAAGTGTTGGCATCTGCATGATTGGTGATTGGCGCA ctGAATTGCCACCACCACAAATGCTCAAGGCGGTCAAATCACTGATCGAATTCGGCGTGGCGAATAATTATATTGACCCACAATACAAATTGCTGGGGCATAGGCAAGTGCGCGACACGGAATGTCCTGGCACAAGACTGTTCGATGAGATTTCATCGTGGCCGCATTTCGTGCTCAATCCCAATGGAACGGAGAATGAGATTAGAAAGTGA
- the LOC128863450 gene encoding peptidoglycan-recognition protein LB isoform X2 codes for MQVLQLKDTNRNCGDFFAGFGLDMPDTTTLLIPRSEWGARPPKLVENFPRPAPYVIIHHSYMPSACYTPADCREAMRSMQDYHQLQRGWNDIGYSFAIGGDGMIYAGRGFNVVGAHAPKYNDKSVGICMIGDWRTELPPPQMLKAVKSLIEFGVANNYIDPQYKLLGHRQVRDTECPGTRLFDEISSWPHFVLNPNGTENEIRK; via the exons GTTTCGGCTTAGATATGCCTGACACAACCACACTTCTGATTCCGCGCTCCGAGTGGGGTGCGCGTCCACCAAAGCTCGTCGAAAACTTTCCCCGTCCAGCGCCATATGTCATCATACATCATTCGTACATGCCAAGCGCCTGCTACACGCCCGCCGATTGCCGCGAGGCGATGCGCTCCATGCAGGACtaccatcaactgcaacgcggCTGGAATGACATTGGCTATAGTTTTGCGATCGGCGGCGATGGAATGATTTATGCGGGACGTGGTTTCAATGTGGTTGGAGCGCATGCGCCCAAGTACAATGACAAAAGTGTTGGCATCTGCATGATTGGTGATTGGCGCA ctGAATTGCCACCACCACAAATGCTCAAGGCGGTCAAATCACTGATCGAATTCGGCGTGGCGAATAATTATATTGACCCACAATACAAATTGCTGGGGCATAGGCAAGTGCGCGACACGGAATGTCCTGGCACAAGACTGTTCGATGAGATTTCATCGTGGCCGCATTTCGTGCTCAATCCCAATGGAACGGAGAATGAGATTAGAAAGTGA
- the LOC128863450 gene encoding peptidoglycan-recognition protein LB isoform X1, translating into MCFYWRLAILAIMSMQTETGFGLDMPDTTTLLIPRSEWGARPPKLVENFPRPAPYVIIHHSYMPSACYTPADCREAMRSMQDYHQLQRGWNDIGYSFAIGGDGMIYAGRGFNVVGAHAPKYNDKSVGICMIGDWRTELPPPQMLKAVKSLIEFGVANNYIDPQYKLLGHRQVRDTECPGTRLFDEISSWPHFVLNPNGTENEIRK; encoded by the exons GTTTCGGCTTAGATATGCCTGACACAACCACACTTCTGATTCCGCGCTCCGAGTGGGGTGCGCGTCCACCAAAGCTCGTCGAAAACTTTCCCCGTCCAGCGCCATATGTCATCATACATCATTCGTACATGCCAAGCGCCTGCTACACGCCCGCCGATTGCCGCGAGGCGATGCGCTCCATGCAGGACtaccatcaactgcaacgcggCTGGAATGACATTGGCTATAGTTTTGCGATCGGCGGCGATGGAATGATTTATGCGGGACGTGGTTTCAATGTGGTTGGAGCGCATGCGCCCAAGTACAATGACAAAAGTGTTGGCATCTGCATGATTGGTGATTGGCGCA ctGAATTGCCACCACCACAAATGCTCAAGGCGGTCAAATCACTGATCGAATTCGGCGTGGCGAATAATTATATTGACCCACAATACAAATTGCTGGGGCATAGGCAAGTGCGCGACACGGAATGTCCTGGCACAAGACTGTTCGATGAGATTTCATCGTGGCCGCATTTCGTGCTCAATCCCAATGGAACGGAGAATGAGATTAGAAAGTGA